The following coding sequences lie in one Danio rerio strain Tuebingen ecotype United States chromosome 3, GRCz12tu, whole genome shotgun sequence genomic window:
- the ndel1b gene encoding nuclear distribution protein nudE-like 1-B, with protein MDTEMMPKFSSKDEEIDYWKCLSLKYKKSCHDAQEELQEFQEGSRELEAELEAQLGQAEHRIRDLQSENQRLKSEVDILKEKLEQQYAQSYKQISMLEDDLLQTRGIKEQLHKYVRELEQANDDLERAKRATITSLEDFEQRLNQAIERNAFLESELDEKESLLVSVQRLKDEARDLRQELAVRERTSDVTRMSAPSSPTLDIDKTDSAVQASLSLPATPVGKTMEHPFIGTKALTNGCGNGSPLTPSARISALNIVGDLLRKVGALESKLAACRNFAKDQAARKNYTTGNGNLINSNATKFSHSLHTTYFDKTTMNGLDPGALSAAIASPRAVSPPGLLPLSV; from the exons TTGTCATGATGCTCAGGAAGAGCTGCAGGAGTTTCAGGAAGGCAGTCGGGAGTTGGAGGCCGAGCTGGAGGCTCAGCTGGGTCAGGCAGAACACCGCATCCGAGACCTGCAGTCCGAGAACCAAAGGCTGAAGAGCGAGGTGGACATACTCAAG GAGAAACTAGAGCAGCAGTATGCACAGAGCTATAAGCAGATCTCCATGCTGGAGGACGACCTGCTCCAAACACGCGGCATCAAGGAACAACTGCACAAATACGTCAGAGAGCTGGAGCAGGCCAACGATGACCTGGAGAGAGCCAAGAG GGCCACCATCACGTCTCTGGAGGACTTTGAGCAGAGGCTGAATCAGGCGATTGAGAGGAACGCTTTCCTGGAAAGCGAACTGGACGAGAAGGAGTCTCTGCTGGTCTCAGTGCAGAGGCTTAAAGATGAAGCTAGAG ACCTGAGGCAGGAGTTGGCTGTACGAGAGAGGACGTCAGATGTGACCAGGATGTCGGCCCCCAGTTCTCCTACTTTAGATATTGATAAGACAGACTCTGCTGTGCAGGCCTCGCTGTCTCTCCCAGCTACACCTGTGGGGAAGACCATGGAGCATCCTTTCATTGGCACAAAAG CATTAACCAATGGCTGTGGAAATGGCTCCCCCCTCACACCATCTGCACGGATCTCAGCTCTTAACATCGTTGGTGACCTTCTGCGGAAAGTCGGG GCTCTCGAGTCTAAACTAGCGGCCTGTAGAAATTTTGCCAAGGATCAGGCAGCAAGGAAAAACTACACCACAGGAAATGGAAACCTCATCAACAGCAATGCAACAAAGTTCTCTCATTCGCTTCACACAACGTATTTTGATAAGAC GACTATGAATGGACTGGATCCCGGAGCTCTGAGCGCCGCTATAGCCTCCCCGCGGGCCGTGTCTCCTCCAGGGCTGCTCCCTCTCAGCGTTTGA